Part of the Periophthalmus magnuspinnatus isolate fPerMag1 chromosome 18, fPerMag1.2.pri, whole genome shotgun sequence genome is shown below.
tatcatagcgaccaaagagccaattcagagcgaggctgttaaaccatccgcactgctggtttaacacGGACCTCTGTCAGTCAAATCTATtggaaggtgcctgatttgtttgttattaatgttcatatcttgaattatggacaaaatagtgaaataaaaccactAAAATcatatagagcaggttaatcGAACATTTTGGAACCAAAAATATGAGTCTCattgcagcaattacagagggagggttgactggagccagagctgatggagccatttatgtatacagtctatgggtatgCCACATATGGTTTATAAATAGACAGTGTATTCCTTTGACGTGTTCCAAACctggataaataaaaaacatttgaacgGTGAGTCAATGTAAAAACTACATGAGAGAATTCGCAAATCGCCAGATCATTTTCAGACGATTTCTTGTGTCAGTGGATGCCGCTGCACCTTACATGTAAATCTGTCTCCTGCTAGTTTAACCAAACATTAACAGTTTAAGCTTGTTTATTGAGCCCCCGCATCGTAAATGACAATACTTTGGGATAACACCTAAGGGCTCGAGGAATTAAGGAAAAGTAGCTCTGCACAGTAGGAGTCAAGTGTGAAGATGTAGGCCACCGCAGGTTAATGAGGAGTTAGGTATGCACGAGGCAAgtgaaaacattaaataaacattaactAGTATGTAAGTGAACACGGATATATTTTTaccaacaatacaaaaaaaactatgCTAAAAATGCACTGCTTTTTCAGTTATGTGCGTATTTTTTGCTCCAACTAAGCATTCATTTTTACTGTgcgcgggcttgcctctccacagatttcacCTGGCATCACTTGGCTGGCTGTGTCAAGtgctttttccatggagataaatgtttaatgcgatactctggaacattctaggcaaggcaataacatacataatggacacaagcaggtggcagactccaccaaacaaagttacgtagtgcacttttaactttgTAGATAGTTACATACATACAATTTCATACACTATTAGAGATGTTTCTGCatttgtttttagcatttatcCCTCAACTATACCTTCATGTCCAGTTGTTGTACTGTCATAGTGTTTCTTATacagattaaaggtcctatattatgcacaatttactcttgtgagctttagccatgttagaatgctgttacttcatcaaaaacctacttggagttgcgttttgtttcattcacgcatttgCGTAACTCTGCATTATGTCTGCGTACatctcaaaattctctgttccaccttgtgatgtcatgaaggtggtcgttttcaagttaacagctaccttttaatattagttcagtagagattggcacttccatggttgaaattatccaaattattctagtgaaggtgtatggagtttaaaaacacagtggagtacttcctgtatcaccacatgacatcacaaggtggaacacagtatTTTCCGTTTGAGAGTAAAACACAGccgaaatatgcagggtttctgtgttaaacatgagagaatgaaacaaaacataactccagatatgttttttgatgaagaaacaacattataacatatatcagaaaataacataatatgggctctgtaataaaaatacacttttgtaCCAAGACAATATGAGACTGCTTCTAGCACAGAGTGGGTAATTGGTTCATCTTCCACATGGATGTAGTTGGACTCTATACAAGAGCTAAATTGGTACCTATTAAAGTATAAGCACTCTTCATGTTTTCCGCCTATACACCAGTACTGTAAGTGTAGTCATATTAGCAGCTAATAATAGCATAGAGTCATCGTGTTTTGTGCCAGAAGCGATTTGCGTTGCTTTTTTGCTACAGCAGGCCTTCCTCAGAGATGCCCTTCAGGGAATCATTATCCGAGTAAAAATGCCACGAGGGGGTTGGAGAGCCTGCATCCACGGCCTCTTTAACCCCCATCTATTAttcagaggagggggggggcacTGCAGCTACAGGCCAACCAATGATGTCGCCCTCTTATCTGCACATAATTAGGGACCAAGCTGATAGCTGACGATTGGAACCGTTTTGGAATAACTTGTGATGCATATGTCTGATACTGGGGAAGTTTTGAACAATGTGGGAAGatttcatttgaaaaaaaaacaaaaaacttgctCACCTATatgaactttttaaaattttaaaagtgcaatatgtCATTTTTGTGGATGATACaccatctacttgtctccatggggatgtttcATAATTTAGCATTAAAATAGATGTCACTTTTTCAGTTACAAGTgtctttattgctaaaaaaaaatacctcagaaaacatgtattcttactgtaagcaggcttgtttctccacagatctgagatgtaacctggcctggtggcatctTCTACTTGTGTTCATGAAGATGGTATGtgccgcagtatggcattaaaactttACAGATGGggcctcaaccagaaaagttacacagtgcaccttcaaaTTCAAAGAAAACTTTCAAAAACATTAGAAAGGGGTTATATATGGAAACAGCTAAAggacatacaaatacaattttaaagggcccatattacactgttttctgatctatgttataatgttgtttccttatcaaaaacatacttggagttgtccgttgtttcactcacacatgtttaacgcacaaacccaaCATATTTAAGCTAAGCTCTTCTcccaaattgaaaacactctgttccatcttgtgatgtcatgtggtgatacaggaagtgctccactgtgtttttaaactccatacaccttcactagaaacatttggatgatttcagccctggatttgccaatcgCTACCGGACataaggtaaaaggtagctgttaacttgaaaactacctcttcatgacatcacaaagtggaacagagcgttttgaggtttggacatgtagacagactaataatacaggattattcaaacgtgtgaatgaaacaaaacacaacttcatgtatgtttttgatgaagtaacaacattgtaacattgattaaagctcataagagtcaattttgtgcaatataggacatttaataacagttttaatatctccatataaatatatttttttcttttaattaatttattagtCAGTCTTATTTCATGTTTGCATTTCAACTTCACCGGTCGGGAACATTAAGCTTCATGCaactttttctttcacttttcatGGAAACGAAATAACTGCACACATTTTTGGCATCTGGCTTTGGACATTTTCCCATAGCGTTTAGCAATGGCACCACTTCCCGCATTGTCTGGGTACTCTCCATGGCGACTTGTCATTTTCTGCTTAAGTTCACAGCACTGTGTAATAATGGCCATAATAGTAAGGCAATCTGCTGCTTGTAACTCAATCCAGTCAGAACGCAGAGAAATGAATGCAACATGTGACAAGGTGTAAGTAGTAATCCATGTTGACAGATGGGTCTTTTGTCCAAGTGATTTGTTCAACAGAATAACCAGGTCGGATAATTACCTGGTTTCTTCATTGCGACGATTAGAGCCATTGTTGTGTTAAAAACATCCTCTTCGTGAATATGCATTGCTCAGTGGGGAAACCAAAATGGCTATTGTAAAGGGACTAACCTGAGGcaacttgtttattttacagcagTGAAAGATTAGAAAAGACCTTTGGCAACACCTTACAAACTCATCGTTACTGCAGTGCCTTTCTGCGACTTAAATGAAGACAGAATTCCAGTGTAAATAGGCCTACAGTACAATATAATACAGCTGTGGGCTATGACAAATGCTAATCTGATTTAATTGAAAGTTGTTAGAGAATTAACCTTAAACactgacaaatgtttttttctgcattctGGCacatttcagcttcctgttatgtgacattttgaggtcttttcaccattcaaaacatatatttgTCTATGAATTGATATACATTTCTATAGCAACAGTCCTAGTTTTCATCATTCTTCAACGTTGATTCATAGATACATTGTTAAATTAAAGTTATTACCAGTATAATCTGAGTTATTTACCTACTGGTGTTATGTGCTTGTCAATAATTATAAGCCTGAACTTCCATTTTTGTTGTGTTCAGTGCTATTTATTCCATTTTAAAATCGTCCTTAGACTTGTTAAAACCCtgtgtatatgtttttgtttgtatatagATTTGTTGGCAGGATTTAACACACAGTTTTGCCAACCTGCAGCTGCATTTGCGCTCACTTCCACCAGATTAACCCTCCATTCATCTCGGTGCAAATAAACATGATAGGGCTTTAGCTGAGAAGGAAGAGGCGGGACCTGGGTGTTGAGTTTCAGACCCGGCCACCTGGAAAGTTGCATTTAAGGAGCAGCTCTAAGAAGCCAGTGTCACTAGAGCCAACCTCCACTCAGAGCTATGGAAAGCAGGATTCGACCACTCAGCCTATCCCCGCACGGCACCTCTCCTCTGGGTAGCCTCTCAATGCCCTCCTCTCTACtccgacctcctcctctctttctccggGCCTGTAACCCCACTTTGGAAAGGGGTTACCCGCGTACACCCAAGTGCGCCCGGTGTAGGAACCATGGCGTAGTTTCGGCTCTCAAAGGCCATAAGCGTTTTTGTCGCTGGAGGGATTGCGTGTGCGCCAAGTGTACCCTGATTGCGGAGAGGCAGAGGGTGATGGCTGCGCAGGTTGCACTACGAAGACAGCAAGCCCAAGAGGAGAACGAGGCCCGCGAGCTGAGAATGATGTATCCAGGAGGGGCAGGGATTGTTGGGGAGAGTGGGGTACCTCAGGGCTCCGCAGTGGGGCCGTCTACACCTTCACCAGCTGCTCAAACTCCTCCTGGATTTGAAGTTTTTGCCACAGAAAACCAAAACGAAGGTAAGTTATTTGCAATAGTGAGAAACGAGTAGTCACTTCTTTATGTATATAACTATGTTGGACTTAAAAGTAcactttgtaatttttctgatggGGGATTTGCCTCCTGCGTCTCATTAAACCTGCATATTTTGTGTGTTATCAATTACAGGTGTCTGCattgcttgaaaaacatgctttattaacTGTGAggtccacagatttgacctgtaacttggctttgtATCAGCACCTCCTTgtgtccatagagatagataagtttaaaggtTATTGTAGAACATTTCtcacaaagcaacaacatctccatggacacagaaGGTGGTTGACCCTCcgccagaaaatgtacatagtgcaACTTCAAGCTTGTGAATTTAGATATAAATTTTATTTAAGTGCAACTgctcaaaataaccaaacttcTAATCAAACTATCTTTTTTCAGATGCCAAGCTGAACACGTTTCCCCTTTATAGTGGATTCATGGGCCACCCTATGTTTGCACCTCACTCCTCTGGACTCCCATCTACCCATGATAAAGAGTTatcaccaaaccaggaccactgTGCCTCTCTCAGCGACGACAGCCCAAGCCCACCCCCACGGTATGACCAGCGCTCGGAGCACTCGGACAGTCCTCGGCGGTCTTCATCTTCAGATCTGGAGTCTGGAAACGAGTCTGACAAACCGACTGCTGAGCGGGACCCCACAGACATCATGGCCAAAATCTTCCCTCACCAGAAGCGCGACACTTTGGAGACGACAGTGCGGACTTGCAAGGGGGACATTGTCAAATCAATAGAACTCATCCTGAGCGCTAAAGAGAACAAAATCAACCCAGATCTAGGAGCAGTGAGACCTCCTGCAGGGCTGCCTGGAGCTCTCAATGCCGTGGGCAATAAATCGGCCTTCTCTTCAGTGCACATGCCCCCCACTCCCGCAGGGGGCGACACCGTGTACAGCCTAGGTCCTCGCCTCAGCATGGGCCCCCTCAGGCTAGCTTACTCCAGCCCTAATGCGACAGGTGTAGCAGGTTTTATGTCTCCGTATGTGACGTCCGGACTTATGCCGGTGTTTCCCCTGCGCCCTCCACTGGACTCGTACCCATTCCCAAACATGATCCGAGACCTGTCCTATCTCCAAAGTAAAGAGTCACTATGCAATGCTGGTCTATACACAAGACTAAATGATAAGTAAATACCACTATATTATATACAtttcaaagttgttgttttcttACATGGCTATTTTGTATTGCTGTAAATTGTGTAAAGATTTgctattttttaataaatatgtaaaatatttcatttcttGAGGTACTATATTAAAGTAATCACATACATTCTTGTTATTCTTGCTGAAATAAAATGCCCAGAATGTAAGTTTATAGAGACTGAAAATGATAGGTCTAATAGctaatagtaatagcagtaatagcTCATACCAGTGCGTACAGCAGTGTCAAAAAGCTTTGAACAC
Proteins encoded:
- the LOC117386269 gene encoding doublesex- and mab-3-related transcription factor A1-like, with product MESRIRPLSLSPHGTSPLGSLSMPSSLLRPPPLFLRACNPTLERGYPRTPKCARCRNHGVVSALKGHKRFCRWRDCVCAKCTLIAERQRVMAAQVALRRQQAQEENEARELRMMYPGGAGIVGESGVPQGSAVGPSTPSPAAQTPPGFEVFATENQNEDAKLNTFPLYSGFMGHPMFAPHSSGLPSTHDKELSPNQDHCASLSDDSPSPPPRYDQRSEHSDSPRRSSSSDLESGNESDKPTAERDPTDIMAKIFPHQKRDTLETTVRTCKGDIVKSIELILSAKENKINPDLGAVRPPAGLPGALNAVGNKSAFSSVHMPPTPAGGDTVYSLGPRLSMGPLRLAYSSPNATGVAGFMSPYVTSGLMPVFPLRPPLDSYPFPNMIRDLSYLQSKESLCNAGLYTRLNDK